One Granulicella sp. 5B5 DNA window includes the following coding sequences:
- a CDS encoding DUF885 domain-containing protein has product MLELKLLRSRIGIAGFGIMMMAGTAAVRAQHLSADGAGQTFNFLVDQYFDNIYFKYSPTSGTSAGLHQYDTQLEDYSAAGVEHEVAALHEMEKKLEQIDPSALDATPAGDYEMLLGHIRGQLLELETIRSWEKNPDSYSSGVTNSIFVLMERPYAPVNIRLRAAVERERLIPQALLEARKNLKNPPHIYTEIALEQIDGDVSFFQNDVPEAFKDATDAEAKADFAKTNAAVVDALKSYGAWMKSDLLARSNGDFRYGADTFQKALLYDEDVDIPLDHLLQIGLNDLHKNQAEFARVAKEIDPSKTPQQELAELATIHPAPDKLLQAFHDRFDSEIAFIRAKHIITIPSDVQPVLEETPPFMRATTQASMDPPGPFETHSKRAYFNVTLPEKDWSAERIAEHMAAFNVGTIVSTSVHEAYPGHYVQFLWQDQFPSKVRQMLGVNSAIEGWAHYCEQMMLDEGYAQPASPDDKEGVRQARLIRLGQLQDALLRDARFIVGIRLHTGVGGALTTEQAIDFFVNQGYQSRAIGEMETKRGTSDALYLYYTLGKLEIMKLRADMMKKEGAAFNLQRFHDEYMRQGPAPMKIVRKAMLHDNSPVL; this is encoded by the coding sequence TTGCTTGAACTGAAGTTGTTGAGGTCGCGGATCGGTATCGCGGGGTTTGGGATCATGATGATGGCAGGCACTGCTGCCGTGCGGGCGCAGCATCTCTCGGCCGATGGCGCCGGACAGACCTTCAACTTCCTTGTCGACCAGTACTTCGACAACATCTACTTCAAGTACTCACCCACCTCCGGCACCTCCGCCGGCCTGCACCAGTACGACACCCAGCTTGAGGACTACTCCGCTGCCGGTGTGGAGCATGAGGTTGCGGCACTGCATGAGATGGAGAAGAAGCTCGAGCAGATCGACCCCTCCGCGCTCGACGCCACGCCCGCCGGCGACTACGAGATGCTGCTCGGCCACATCCGCGGCCAGTTGCTCGAGCTTGAGACGATTCGCAGCTGGGAGAAGAACCCCGACAGCTACTCCAGCGGCGTCACCAACTCCATCTTCGTGCTCATGGAGCGCCCCTATGCGCCGGTGAACATCCGCCTGCGCGCGGCCGTCGAGCGCGAGCGGCTCATCCCGCAGGCGCTGCTTGAGGCCCGCAAGAACCTCAAAAACCCACCCCACATTTACACCGAGATCGCCCTCGAACAGATCGACGGCGACGTCAGCTTCTTCCAGAACGACGTCCCCGAAGCCTTCAAGGACGCCACCGACGCCGAGGCCAAAGCCGACTTCGCCAAGACCAACGCCGCAGTCGTCGATGCCCTCAAGAGCTACGGCGCCTGGATGAAATCCGACCTGCTCGCGCGCTCCAACGGCGACTTCCGCTACGGCGCCGACACCTTCCAGAAGGCGCTGCTCTACGACGAGGACGTCGACATCCCGCTCGACCATCTGCTGCAGATCGGCCTGAACGACCTGCACAAGAACCAGGCCGAGTTCGCTCGCGTCGCCAAAGAGATCGACCCCAGCAAGACGCCGCAGCAGGAGCTCGCCGAGTTGGCCACCATCCACCCCGCGCCGGACAAGCTTCTCCAGGCCTTCCACGACCGCTTCGACTCCGAGATCGCCTTCATCCGCGCAAAGCACATCATCACCATCCCCAGCGACGTGCAGCCCGTGCTCGAAGAGACGCCGCCGTTCATGCGCGCCACCACGCAGGCCTCCATGGACCCGCCGGGTCCCTTTGAGACGCACTCCAAGCGCGCCTACTTCAACGTCACGCTGCCGGAGAAGGACTGGTCAGCCGAGCGTATCGCCGAGCACATGGCCGCCTTCAATGTTGGCACCATCGTCTCCACCAGCGTGCATGAGGCCTATCCCGGCCACTACGTGCAGTTCCTCTGGCAGGACCAGTTTCCCTCCAAGGTGCGTCAGATGCTCGGCGTCAACTCCGCCATTGAAGGCTGGGCGCACTACTGCGAGCAGATGATGCTCGACGAAGGCTACGCGCAGCCCGCCTCACCGGACGACAAGGAGGGTGTGCGCCAGGCCCGGCTCATCCGCCTCGGCCAGCTGCAGGATGCCCTGTTGCGTGACGCGCGCTTCATTGTCGGCATCAGACTGCATACAGGTGTTGGTGGCGCCTTGACCACGGAGCAGGCCATCGACTTCTTCGTCAACCAGGGCTATCAGTCACGCGCCATCGGCGAGATGGAGACCAAGCGCGGCACCAGCGACGCGCTGTACCTGTACTACACGCTGGGCAAGTTGGAGATCATGAAGCTGCGCGCTGACATGATGAAGAAGGAGGGCGCGGCGTTCAACCTGCAGCGCTTCCACGACGAATATATGCGGCAGGGCCCGGCACCGATGAAGATCGTGCGTAAAGCCATGCTGCACGATAACAGCCCCGTGTTGTAA
- the moaA gene encoding GTP 3',8-cyclase MoaA, with protein MGLTLPILETAPPTEIAGEERLRDSHGRYITDLRLSVTDRCNYRCVYCRTGNDGAQYSELPLEEYARLLRIFVSLGIEKIRLTGGEPLLRAGLLDLIRETATLRSPFTTEPLDIALTTNGHLLAPMAQDLKDAGLSRITISMDAVDAETFARITRVPGSFERVQAGIRAAQKAGLGPIKINCVLLRGFNEGQIEAFAEFSRREGVIVRFIEFMPLEEDRTWTPETVVPMAEIVARLNNVRPLVALPPNNPSETARRFTFDDGLGEIGIIAPVSQPFCGHCSRVRLTSDGKVRTCLFSQFDHDLIGPMRRGANDVELRSRIRSMIERKEARHHIGEPEFLKPSRSMVHIGG; from the coding sequence ATGGGCCTTACACTTCCCATCCTCGAGACCGCACCGCCGACAGAGATAGCAGGCGAGGAGCGGCTACGCGACAGCCATGGGCGATACATTACCGACCTGCGGCTTTCCGTGACCGACCGGTGCAACTACCGGTGCGTGTACTGCCGGACGGGTAACGATGGCGCGCAGTACAGCGAGCTGCCGCTGGAAGAGTATGCGCGGCTGCTGAGGATCTTCGTTTCGCTGGGCATTGAGAAGATACGCCTGACAGGCGGCGAGCCACTGCTGCGTGCCGGGCTGCTGGACCTGATCCGCGAGACGGCGACACTGCGCAGCCCATTTACAACGGAGCCCCTGGACATCGCGCTGACGACGAACGGGCACCTGCTGGCTCCGATGGCGCAGGACCTGAAGGATGCCGGGCTGTCGCGGATCACGATCAGCATGGATGCCGTGGATGCGGAGACGTTTGCGCGGATTACGCGGGTGCCGGGAAGCTTTGAGCGCGTGCAGGCGGGCATCCGCGCGGCGCAGAAGGCCGGGCTGGGGCCGATCAAGATCAACTGCGTACTTCTACGGGGATTCAACGAGGGGCAGATTGAAGCCTTTGCGGAGTTCAGCCGACGCGAGGGCGTGATCGTGCGGTTTATCGAGTTTATGCCGCTGGAGGAAGACCGTACCTGGACACCCGAGACCGTGGTGCCGATGGCGGAGATTGTTGCGCGATTGAACAACGTGCGGCCGCTGGTGGCGCTGCCGCCGAACAATCCTTCAGAGACGGCGCGGCGATTTACGTTCGATGACGGGCTGGGAGAGATCGGCATCATCGCGCCGGTATCGCAGCCGTTCTGCGGGCATTGCAGCCGCGTGCGACTGACGAGCGATGGCAAGGTGCGGACGTGCCTGTTTTCCCAATTCGACCACGACCTGATTGGTCCCATGCGGCGAGGTGCGAACGATGTGGAATTGCGTTCACGGATACGCAGTATGATCGAACGCAAGGAGGCGCGCCATCACATCGGCGAGCCGGAGTTCCTGAAACCTTCGCGCAGCATGGTACATATCGGCGGCTGA
- a CDS encoding helix-turn-helix domain-containing protein — protein sequence MKESKKNEKKKLKKHGKKADALHFQAPDGRVSSPEVEQLVTEIIGRVADKWTMLLLEALAQHGVVRFSKLAELVAGISQKMLTQTLRQMEADGFVTRTVYPVVPPRVEYALTPLGESLGEAFCSVWLWAEKNYEELGRQRAAYRERLGLAG from the coding sequence ATGAAGGAATCAAAGAAAAACGAGAAGAAAAAACTTAAGAAGCACGGCAAGAAGGCCGATGCGCTGCACTTTCAGGCGCCGGACGGCCGTGTGTCCTCGCCAGAAGTAGAGCAGCTGGTGACGGAGATTATAGGCCGGGTGGCGGACAAGTGGACGATGCTGCTGCTGGAGGCGCTGGCACAGCATGGCGTGGTACGGTTCAGCAAACTGGCGGAGCTGGTGGCGGGCATCAGCCAGAAGATGCTGACGCAGACGCTGCGACAGATGGAGGCCGATGGCTTTGTGACGCGCACGGTGTATCCAGTAGTACCGCCGCGAGTGGAGTATGCGCTGACGCCGTTGGGAGAGAGCCTGGGAGAGGCGTTCTGCAGCGTTTGGTTGTGGGCGGAGAAGAACTATGAAGAACTGGGGCGGCAGCGCGCAGCGTATCGGGAGCGGTTGGGGCTGGCGGGGTAG
- a CDS encoding redoxin domain-containing protein, translated as MRSRILLAACLLGGALSAPAQSYGTRLDGHPLATLAPAGSKAVVLYFIATDCPVSNRTLPEMLRVRNEFRSRGVAFWFVYPNTTETLAGVRNHALSYNTGSNTILDPTGSLVALTHARVTPEAVVLIPRGSAWKTVYAGRIDDRYVRLGLARPQATQHFAEQAVSELLSGKPVQPAVGTPVGCAIINPKAPLMNSESMGRTQMGGSQQ; from the coding sequence ATGCGATCCCGCATCCTTCTCGCGGCGTGCCTTCTCGGCGGTGCACTCAGCGCCCCCGCCCAGTCCTACGGCACGCGCCTCGACGGCCATCCCCTCGCAACGCTCGCCCCCGCGGGCAGCAAAGCGGTCGTCCTCTACTTCATAGCCACCGACTGCCCCGTCTCTAACCGCACCCTGCCGGAGATGCTGCGCGTTCGCAACGAGTTCCGCTCCCGAGGCGTTGCCTTCTGGTTCGTCTACCCCAACACCACAGAGACCCTCGCCGGCGTCCGCAACCACGCACTCTCCTACAACACCGGCTCCAACACCATCCTCGACCCCACCGGCTCGCTCGTCGCGCTCACCCACGCCCGCGTCACACCGGAGGCAGTAGTGCTCATCCCCCGCGGCTCCGCCTGGAAGACCGTCTACGCCGGCCGTATTGACGACCGTTACGTCCGTCTCGGCCTCGCCCGCCCGCAAGCCACGCAACACTTCGCGGAGCAGGCTGTTTCTGAACTCCTCAGCGGCAAACCCGTCCAGCCTGCCGTCGGCACACCCGTCGGCTGCGCCATCATCAACCCCAAGGCCCCACTCATGAACTCTGAGAGCATGGGCCGCACGCAGATGGGTGGCAGCCAGCAGTGA
- a CDS encoding sensor domain-containing diguanylate cyclase, which translates to MREKRQIESIDSRQLESLRVFHEVASALTSSLKLEDLLRTIMAQMEDFFGPEQWSLLLLDEDAKELRYALSAGIDEELLKDVRLPLGEGIAGYVAESGDPLVVPDVSVDPDWSQYAAAHPELHLQSIACLPILHGNRTLAVLQLHNSKLDLLPDSSISFLRVLCDYTAIALENARHVKLIHHLTITDDCTGLFNARCLYDMLEAEIKASTNGGKRVVPINLQHFSLLFLDLDHFKSINDTHGHLIGSRLLAEIGGVIKRTIGPEHVAFRYGGDEFVCLLRELDKPAALELAKALHTALATTPFLASSGMNIAITGSFGLATFPQDGGTLQDIVRSADTMMYKAKAEGRNRISVADSSKPITDIAPIKGSRHT; encoded by the coding sequence GTGAGAGAGAAGCGCCAGATCGAGTCCATCGACTCCCGCCAGCTGGAGAGTCTGCGTGTGTTTCACGAGGTTGCGAGCGCGCTGACCTCCAGCCTGAAACTGGAAGACCTGCTGCGCACGATCATGGCGCAGATGGAAGACTTCTTCGGGCCGGAGCAGTGGTCGCTGCTGCTGCTGGACGAGGACGCAAAGGAGCTGCGCTATGCGCTGTCAGCGGGGATTGACGAAGAGCTGCTGAAGGATGTGCGGCTGCCGCTGGGCGAAGGCATTGCGGGGTATGTGGCGGAGTCGGGCGACCCGCTGGTGGTGCCGGACGTGTCCGTTGACCCGGACTGGAGCCAGTATGCGGCGGCGCACCCGGAGCTGCACCTGCAGTCGATTGCATGCCTGCCGATCTTGCACGGCAACCGCACGCTGGCCGTGCTGCAGCTACATAATTCGAAGCTTGACCTTCTGCCAGACTCGTCGATCTCGTTTCTGCGTGTGCTGTGCGACTACACGGCGATTGCGCTGGAGAATGCGCGGCATGTGAAGCTGATCCACCACCTGACCATCACGGACGACTGCACAGGACTGTTCAACGCACGCTGCCTCTATGACATGCTGGAAGCGGAGATCAAGGCAAGCACGAACGGCGGCAAGCGCGTGGTGCCGATCAACCTGCAGCACTTCTCGCTGCTGTTTCTGGACCTGGACCACTTCAAGAGCATCAACGATACGCATGGGCACCTGATCGGGTCGCGGCTGCTGGCGGAGATTGGCGGCGTGATCAAGCGCACAATCGGTCCGGAGCATGTGGCGTTCCGCTATGGTGGCGACGAGTTCGTGTGTCTGCTGCGGGAGCTGGACAAGCCTGCTGCTTTGGAACTCGCCAAGGCGCTGCACACTGCGCTGGCAACGACGCCCTTCCTTGCATCGTCGGGCATGAACATCGCGATCACCGGCAGCTTTGGGCTGGCGACGTTTCCGCAGGACGGCGGCACGCTGCAGGATATTGTGCGTAGCGCGGACACGATGATGTACAAGGCCAAGGCCGAGGGGCGAAACCGCATCTCGGTGGCCGATTCGTCGAAGCCGATCACGGACATCGCTCCGATCAAGGGGTCGAGACACACCTAA
- a CDS encoding zinc ribbon domain-containing protein, whose protein sequence is MPLYEYECTACHRRLEKIQKFSDPELTECPHCGGKLERTITAPSFQFAGGGWYKDLYSSAKPAGGEGKSDSKPAASGDSGSSAPATTAPAAAPAAAPASAPTASSSGASKP, encoded by the coding sequence ATGCCGCTTTATGAGTATGAGTGCACGGCGTGCCATCGCCGGCTTGAGAAGATCCAGAAGTTTTCCGACCCTGAGCTGACAGAGTGTCCGCACTGCGGGGGCAAACTGGAGCGCACGATCACGGCGCCGTCGTTCCAGTTCGCGGGTGGCGGGTGGTACAAGGACCTTTACTCCTCCGCAAAGCCTGCGGGGGGCGAGGGCAAGTCCGATAGCAAGCCTGCCGCTTCCGGCGACAGCGGCTCGTCCGCGCCTGCAACGACAGCGCCGGCAGCGGCACCGGCGGCAGCTCCGGCGAGCGCACCAACCGCTTCCAGTTCGGGTGCGTCTAAGCCTTAA
- a CDS encoding cytochrome c has protein sequence MNARLLLALLLAAPLAAQQPATTLTPREHDLITWRGQIAPIVYKNCTACHHTGGSAPFDLTTYAQAKRWAPQMLDVTQSRYMPPWLPAPGHGNFADNRRMSDAEVAAIKQWVLAGSPEGSGHAPAAPVYSSEWTLGPPDLVLTMSTPLHVPASGQDLYMNVILPTGITQRRWVRAMEIKPGDTNVVHHANLILDRTESLRRQHPATWQQGIPGMDIMVDSGDDFDPDSHFLFWKPDSTALVEPPTMPWRLDPGDDLVLNLHLKPTGKPETVRARIALYFTDKPATQHPMLLQLEDDADLNIPPNDPDFVVQDYLKLPVAVSVLGIYPHAHYLGKRLEGWAELPDGTRRDLILIPSWDIDRQSVYRLAAPLHLPAGTVLHMRYTYDNTAANIHNPNSPPIRVKAGNRSVDEMAHLWLQVLPDPPAEGQPDPRLALERAWMENRLRKSPDDAIALYNMAALETAEGNNTQAKVLYRRLLAQRPDDVRTMTSLAAATAAAGDWQSAQQQLRTAIAQDPTYTDASFDLAALDLQHAETQPNKLAEAEHLLTTITTAHPADAQSQRLLALTYATEGLLAKAVDHLQAWQKLAPMDPEPHRALAQVYAQMGQQPDAIREQKAAVALDPATGQQAASDWSDLGVMEAELGNRTAAKLDFQRALQLDPTLEAARNNLSKL, from the coding sequence GTGAACGCGCGTCTCCTCCTTGCGCTGCTTCTCGCGGCCCCACTCGCCGCCCAGCAGCCTGCGACCACCCTCACCCCACGCGAGCACGATCTCATCACTTGGCGCGGCCAGATCGCACCCATCGTCTACAAAAACTGCACCGCCTGCCACCACACCGGCGGCTCTGCGCCGTTTGACCTCACCACCTACGCGCAAGCCAAACGCTGGGCCCCGCAGATGCTCGACGTCACGCAAAGCCGCTACATGCCGCCCTGGCTCCCCGCACCCGGCCACGGCAACTTCGCCGACAACCGCCGCATGTCCGACGCAGAAGTCGCCGCCATCAAGCAGTGGGTCCTCGCCGGCTCGCCCGAAGGCTCCGGCCACGCCCCCGCAGCGCCCGTCTACTCCAGCGAGTGGACGCTCGGCCCGCCCGATCTCGTCCTCACCATGTCCACGCCGCTACACGTTCCCGCCTCCGGGCAGGACCTCTACATGAACGTCATCCTCCCCACCGGCATCACACAGCGCCGCTGGGTCCGCGCCATGGAGATCAAGCCCGGCGACACCAATGTCGTCCACCACGCCAACCTCATCCTCGACCGCACCGAATCCCTCCGCCGCCAGCACCCCGCCACCTGGCAGCAGGGCATCCCCGGCATGGACATCATGGTCGACTCCGGTGACGACTTCGACCCCGACTCCCACTTCCTCTTCTGGAAGCCCGACTCCACCGCCCTCGTCGAGCCGCCCACCATGCCCTGGCGCCTCGATCCCGGCGACGACCTCGTCCTCAACCTGCACCTCAAGCCCACCGGCAAGCCGGAGACCGTCCGCGCCCGCATTGCGCTTTACTTCACGGACAAACCCGCCACGCAGCACCCGATGCTCCTCCAACTCGAAGACGACGCCGATCTCAACATCCCACCCAACGACCCCGACTTCGTCGTGCAGGACTACCTCAAGCTCCCCGTAGCCGTCTCGGTCCTCGGCATCTACCCGCATGCGCACTACCTCGGCAAGCGCCTCGAAGGCTGGGCAGAGCTGCCTGACGGCACCCGTCGCGACCTCATCCTCATCCCCAGCTGGGACATTGACCGCCAGAGCGTCTACCGCCTCGCCGCCCCACTGCACCTGCCCGCCGGCACCGTGCTGCACATGCGCTACACCTACGACAACACCGCCGCCAACATTCACAACCCCAACTCGCCCCCCATCCGCGTCAAGGCAGGCAACCGCAGTGTCGACGAGATGGCCCACCTCTGGCTGCAGGTCCTCCCTGACCCACCCGCCGAAGGCCAGCCTGACCCGCGCCTCGCCCTCGAACGCGCCTGGATGGAGAACCGCCTCCGCAAGAGCCCTGACGACGCCATCGCGCTCTACAACATGGCCGCGCTCGAAACCGCCGAAGGCAACAACACGCAGGCCAAGGTCCTCTACCGCCGCCTGCTCGCCCAGCGCCCCGACGACGTCCGCACCATGACCTCGCTCGCCGCCGCCACCGCCGCCGCAGGCGACTGGCAGTCCGCGCAGCAGCAGCTCCGCACCGCCATAGCCCAAGACCCCACCTACACCGACGCCTCCTTCGACCTCGCCGCCCTCGACCTCCAGCACGCCGAAACACAGCCAAACAAGCTCGCCGAAGCCGAACACCTCCTCACCACCATTACCACCGCGCACCCCGCCGACGCGCAATCGCAGCGCCTGCTCGCGCTCACCTACGCCACCGAAGGCCTCCTCGCCAAAGCCGTCGATCACCTCCAGGCATGGCAGAAGCTCGCGCCCATGGACCCCGAACCGCACCGCGCGCTCGCCCAGGTCTACGCCCAGATGGGCCAGCAGCCCGACGCCATCCGCGAGCAGAAGGCCGCCGTCGCCCTCGACCCCGCCACCGGCCAGCAGGCCGCCAGCGACTGGAGCGACCTCGGTGTCATGGAGGCCGAACTCGGCAACCGCACCGCCGCAAAACTAGACTTCCAGCGCGCCCTCCAGCTCGACCCCACCCTGGAAGCCGCCCGCAACAACCTCAGCAAGCTCTAA
- a CDS encoding SDR family oxidoreductase, translated as MNLQTSNTILITGGGSGIGRGLAEAFHKLGNKVIIAGRRKSVLDAVVAANPGMAAEVLDVQDTASLKTFADTIVGKYPALNVLINMAGIMQPENLVEGADPTVIDATIATNLTAPMHLTAALLPHFKQQPHATVMNVTSGLAFTPLALTPTYCATKAAIHSWSISLRYQLRNTSVQVLELAPPYVQTELMGEHQASDPRAMPLADYLAEVMNILATQPDAKEVLVKNVYPLRFAGDFNAEKFYTFFETFNAAMASH; from the coding sequence ATGAATCTGCAAACCAGCAACACCATCCTCATCACCGGCGGCGGCTCGGGCATCGGCCGCGGCCTTGCCGAAGCGTTCCACAAACTGGGCAACAAGGTCATCATCGCGGGCCGCCGCAAGAGCGTGCTCGACGCCGTCGTCGCCGCCAACCCCGGCATGGCAGCCGAAGTCCTCGACGTCCAGGACACCGCCAGCCTCAAGACCTTCGCCGACACCATCGTCGGCAAGTACCCGGCGCTCAACGTCCTCATCAACATGGCGGGCATCATGCAGCCAGAAAACCTCGTCGAAGGCGCTGACCCCACCGTCATCGACGCCACGATTGCCACCAACCTCACCGCGCCGATGCACCTCACCGCCGCGCTGCTGCCGCACTTCAAGCAGCAGCCACACGCTACTGTGATGAATGTCACCTCCGGCCTCGCGTTCACGCCGCTGGCACTCACGCCCACCTACTGCGCCACCAAGGCGGCCATCCACTCATGGTCCATCTCGCTGCGCTATCAACTCCGCAACACCTCGGTTCAGGTCCTAGAACTCGCTCCGCCCTATGTGCAGACCGAGCTCATGGGCGAGCATCAGGCCTCCGACCCCCGCGCCATGCCGCTCGCCGACTACCTCGCCGAGGTCATGAACATCCTCGCCACCCAACCCGACGCGAAGGAGGTCCTGGTCAAGAACGTCTACCCGTTGCGCTTCGCCGGCGACTTCAACGCCGAGAAGTTTTACACCTTCTTCGAGACCTTCAACGCCGCCATGGCCAGCCACTAA
- the galU gene encoding UTP--glucose-1-phosphate uridylyltransferase GalU has product MAGMKIRKAVIPAAGMGTRFLPATKVMPKEMLPLVDKPLLQYGVEEAVAAGCDEVILITGRGKVTMEDHFDRAPELEASLERRGKLELLEAVREVTRLARIVVTRQSEPLGLGHAVLQAKEIVGDEPFCVILPDDVVTHGEPCMKQMVCAFEKTQSSILGSEIVEGDAIQNYGCLECTVDADDPRLLRVTDMVEKPKPQDAPSQNAIIGRYILTPRIFQLLEELKPGAGGELQLTDAIKALIQYEKVYGYRFKGTRHDAGDKFGFLKATVDFALERDDLGPAFREWLRTRNF; this is encoded by the coding sequence ATGGCAGGAATGAAGATCCGCAAAGCAGTCATACCCGCAGCGGGCATGGGCACTCGTTTTCTGCCCGCAACCAAAGTGATGCCCAAGGAGATGTTGCCCCTGGTCGACAAGCCGCTGCTGCAGTATGGCGTCGAAGAGGCCGTCGCCGCCGGCTGCGACGAGGTCATCCTCATCACCGGCCGCGGCAAGGTCACCATGGAGGACCACTTCGACCGCGCCCCTGAGCTCGAGGCCTCGTTAGAGCGCCGCGGGAAGCTCGAGCTGCTCGAAGCCGTGCGTGAGGTCACCCGCCTCGCACGCATCGTCGTCACGCGCCAGTCCGAGCCTCTCGGTCTCGGCCACGCCGTCCTCCAGGCAAAGGAGATCGTCGGCGACGAGCCCTTCTGCGTCATCCTGCCCGACGACGTCGTCACCCACGGCGAGCCCTGCATGAAGCAGATGGTCTGCGCGTTCGAGAAGACGCAGTCCTCCATCCTCGGCTCGGAGATCGTCGAAGGCGACGCCATCCAGAACTACGGCTGCCTCGAATGCACCGTCGACGCTGACGACCCGCGCCTGCTGCGCGTCACCGACATGGTCGAAAAGCCCAAGCCGCAGGACGCACCCAGCCAGAACGCCATCATCGGCCGCTACATCCTCACCCCGCGCATCTTTCAGTTGCTTGAGGAGCTCAAGCCAGGCGCTGGCGGCGAGCTGCAGCTCACTGACGCGATCAAGGCCCTCATTCAGTATGAGAAGGTGTACGGTTACCGCTTCAAGGGCACACGTCACGACGCCGGTGACAAGTTCGGCTTCCTCAAAGCCACGGTCGATTTCGCCCTCGAGCGCGACGACCTCGGCCCGGCGTTCCGCGAGTGGCTCAGGACCAGGAACTTCTAG
- a CDS encoding glycoside hydrolase family 27 protein — MRIPVLALAATLLLAPIMVSAQSIANTPPMGWNSWDAYGLTITEPQFRANVSVLKAKLAPFGYNYAVIDEGWYFENPQDRDHPGTLHYAIDPTGRYVPVPARFPSAAENAQSFITLNGSAKPKLAATIEGTSFKALADWVHSQGLKFGIHIIRGIPRVSVERNLPIEGSAFHAMDAADTTDACPWDPTSWGVKDTPAGQAWYDSLMKQYADWGVDLIKVDCIGDHPYKLTEIKQIRRAIDKTGRPIVLSLSPGPMNLIYASEVGDFANMWRISDDEWDVWASTKKGPQGISSFPQGVKDQFPRLASWAQYAKPGTWPDADMLAVGVLGPHPGWGDPRNSRFTPDEQRTLLTLWSIARSPLIVGANLTQLDPATLKLLTNKEVLALDQQGTNQHQALQEGDLIAWRSTLPNGHEALALFNLGDKPLTVQRTLASIDPALGGQQWKARDVWAGQYLPGILTSLNTKLPRHGCQLLLLH; from the coding sequence ATGAGAATTCCGGTCCTCGCACTCGCCGCGACGCTGCTCCTTGCACCCATCATGGTCTCCGCCCAGTCCATCGCCAACACCCCACCCATGGGCTGGAACAGCTGGGACGCCTACGGCCTCACCATCACCGAGCCGCAGTTCCGCGCCAACGTCTCCGTCCTCAAGGCCAAACTCGCCCCCTTCGGCTACAACTACGCCGTCATCGACGAGGGCTGGTACTTTGAGAACCCGCAGGACCGCGACCACCCTGGCACCCTGCACTACGCCATCGACCCCACCGGGCGCTACGTCCCCGTCCCTGCGCGCTTCCCGTCCGCGGCAGAAAACGCGCAGTCCTTCATCACCCTCAACGGCAGCGCCAAGCCCAAGCTCGCCGCCACCATCGAAGGCACCAGCTTCAAGGCACTCGCCGACTGGGTGCATAGCCAGGGCCTCAAGTTCGGCATCCACATCATCCGCGGCATCCCGCGCGTCAGCGTCGAGCGCAACCTTCCCATTGAAGGCTCGGCCTTCCACGCCATGGACGCCGCCGACACCACCGACGCCTGCCCCTGGGACCCCACCAGTTGGGGCGTCAAGGACACTCCCGCCGGACAGGCCTGGTACGACTCCCTGATGAAGCAGTACGCAGACTGGGGCGTCGATCTCATCAAGGTCGACTGCATAGGCGACCACCCCTACAAGCTCACGGAGATCAAGCAGATCCGCCGGGCCATCGATAAGACCGGCCGCCCCATCGTCCTCAGCCTCTCACCCGGCCCCATGAACCTCATCTACGCGTCCGAGGTAGGTGACTTCGCCAACATGTGGCGCATCTCCGACGACGAGTGGGACGTCTGGGCCTCCACCAAGAAAGGGCCGCAGGGCATCTCAAGCTTCCCGCAGGGTGTCAAAGACCAGTTCCCACGCCTCGCCAGTTGGGCGCAGTACGCCAAACCCGGCACCTGGCCGGACGCCGACATGCTCGCCGTCGGCGTCCTCGGCCCGCACCCCGGCTGGGGCGACCCGCGCAACTCGCGCTTCACGCCTGACGAGCAGCGCACGCTCCTCACCCTCTGGTCCATCGCCCGCAGCCCGCTCATCGTCGGCGCCAACCTCACCCAGCTTGACCCCGCAACGCTCAAGCTCCTTACCAACAAGGAGGTCCTCGCGCTCGATCAGCAGGGAACCAACCAGCATCAGGCCCTGCAGGAGGGCGACCTCATCGCCTGGCGCTCCACCCTGCCAAACGGCCACGAAGCCCTCGCCCTCTTCAACCTCGGCGACAAGCCGTTGACCGTGCAGCGCACCCTCGCCTCCATCGACCCCGCTCTCGGCGGCCAGCAATGGAAGGCCCGCGACGTCTGGGCCGGCCAGTACCTCCCCGGCATCCTCACCAGCCTCAACACCAAACTCCCCCGACACGGCTGCCAGCTCCTACTCCTCCACTAA